Proteins encoded by one window of Vigna radiata var. radiata cultivar VC1973A chromosome 5, Vradiata_ver6, whole genome shotgun sequence:
- the LOC106761924 gene encoding coiled-coil domain-containing protein SCD2 isoform X2, which produces MDRRRNASPVYARQWSGGSSSTGSSSPAMSPAHPQSRLGATSTGLSTVKRTQNVAAKAAAQRLARVMASQNAIVDDGEDDDDLDFRFSAPPPASLSSFSSNASSNRSTSTNASTIPPISVARPNRSPSPALGRNFVEHTHSVRSTSAGRSGVSVRSAAVVPPSKSTLRTPMAIPPIDPPTNRNREKRFPSDISIRPLNSKDTGDQREASALRDELDMLQEENEALLEKLRQAEEKRQEVEARSRELEKQVASLGEGVSLEAKLLSRKEAALRQREAALKAAQQTQSGRDEDIAALRVEIQNLKDDAAATLEQQQEAEAEAKALRTMTQRMILTQEEMEEVVLKRCWLARYWGLAVKHGICADIAQSKHEHWSSLAPLPFELVISAGQKAKEESWNKSGDGPDRSKLVRDLNDLAGEGNIESMLSVEMGLRELASLKVEDAVVLALAQHRRPNTVRQTVLDSKSQGDAKYSDAFELSEEEAEDVLFKESWLTYIWRRALFHGVEEDIAEERLQYWIARSRQAPTSHDAVDVERGLVELRKLSIEPQLWEASRKGIDQPHGSADANNKPATDSDASS; this is translated from the exons ATGGATCGGAGGAGAAACGCGAGTCCTGTTTACGCGCGGCAGTGGAGTGGTGGTTCCAGCAGCACCGGCTCGTCGTCACCGGCGATGTCTCCGGCTCATCCTCAGTCGCGCCTCGGTGCTACTTCTACCGGTCTCTCCACCGTCAAGCGCACGCAAAACGTGGCTGCCAAAGCCGCGGCGCAGCGCCTCGCTCGTGTCATGGCGTCTCAGAACGCCATCGTCGACGACGGTGAAGATGACGACGATCTCGATTTCCGGTTCAGCGCTCCGCCTCCTgcatctctttcttctttctccagcAACGCCAGCAGTAACAGGAGCACCAGCACGAATGCCTCCACTATTCCTCCGATTTCGGTTGCCAGGCCTAACAGATCTCCTTCTCCTGCG TTAGGTCGGAACTTTGTAGAGCATACTCATTCGGTTCGTTCAACATCAGCTGGAAGATCGGGGGTTTCTGTTCGTTCAGCGGCAGTGGTGCCACCGAGCAAATCCACACTCCGAACGCCTATGGCTATACCTCCTATTGACCCTCCTACTAATCGGAATAGAGAGAAAAG GTTTCCATCAGATATATCTATCAGGCCCCTTAACTCAAAAGACACAGGAGACCAGCGTGAAGCTTCTGCACTCCGTGATGAA CTTGATATGCTACAAGAAGAGAACGAGGCTTTATTAGAAAAG CTAAGACAAGCAGAGGAAAAACGCCAAGAAGTGGAGGCTAGAAGTAGGGAACTTGAGAAACAG GTTGCTTCTCTTGGAGAAGGTGTATCCCTTGAAGCTAAACTGTTGAGCAG GAAGGAAGCTGCTTTGCGTCAAAGAGAG GCTGCTCTCAAGGCTGCTCAACAAACACAGAGTGGGAGAGATGAGGACATAGCTGCCCTTCGAGTGGAAATTCAG AACCTAAAAGATGATGCTGCAGCAACTTTGGAGCAGCAGCAAGAAGCTGAAGCTGAAGCAAAGGCTCTTCGCACAATGACTCAGAGAATGATATTGACCCAAGAAGAAATG GAGGAAGTTGTCCTAAAGAGATGTTGGCTAGCCCGCTACTGGGGTCTTGCTGTAAAACATG GAATATGTGCAGATATAGCACAATCCAAGCATGAACATTGGTCTTCTCTGGCTCCTCTTCCTTTTGAACTTGTCATCTCGGCTGGACAGAAGGCTAAGGAAGAATCTTGGAACAAAA GTGGTGATGGTCCAGATAGAAGCAAACTTGTTCGTGATTTGAATGATCTTGCTGGAGAAGGAAATATTGAGAGTATGCTTTCAGTGGAGATGGGTTTGAGGGAACTTGCTTCCTTAAAG gttGAGGATGCTGTTGTGCTTGCATTAGCCCAACACAGACGACCAAATACGGTTCGACAGACTGTTTTAG attCCAAGTCGCAAGGCGATGCTAAATATTCAGATGCATTTG AATTAAGTGAAGAGGAAGCTGAAGACGTTCTTTTCAAAGAG TCATGGTTAACCTATATCTGGAGAAGAGCTCTGTTTCATGGTGTGGAAGAAGATATTGCAGAAGAGCGGCTTCAATACTGGATTGCCCGCAGTAGGCAGGCACCAACTTCACATGATGCTGTTGATG
- the LOC106761924 gene encoding coiled-coil domain-containing protein SCD2 isoform X1, producing MDRRRNASPVYARQWSGGSSSTGSSSPAMSPAHPQSRLGATSTGLSTVKRTQNVAAKAAAQRLARVMASQNAIVDDGEDDDDLDFRFSAPPPASLSSFSSNASSNRSTSTNASTIPPISVARPNRSPSPALGRNFVEHTHSVRSTSAGRSGVSVRSAAVVPPSKSTLRTPMAIPPIDPPTNRNREKSDGFRFPSDISIRPLNSKDTGDQREASALRDELDMLQEENEALLEKLRQAEEKRQEVEARSRELEKQVASLGEGVSLEAKLLSRKEAALRQREAALKAAQQTQSGRDEDIAALRVEIQNLKDDAAATLEQQQEAEAEAKALRTMTQRMILTQEEMEEVVLKRCWLARYWGLAVKHGICADIAQSKHEHWSSLAPLPFELVISAGQKAKEESWNKSGDGPDRSKLVRDLNDLAGEGNIESMLSVEMGLRELASLKVEDAVVLALAQHRRPNTVRQTVLDSKSQGDAKYSDAFELSEEEAEDVLFKESWLTYIWRRALFHGVEEDIAEERLQYWIARSRQAPTSHDAVDVERGLVELRKLSIEPQLWEASRKGIDQPHGSADANNKPATDSDASS from the exons ATGGATCGGAGGAGAAACGCGAGTCCTGTTTACGCGCGGCAGTGGAGTGGTGGTTCCAGCAGCACCGGCTCGTCGTCACCGGCGATGTCTCCGGCTCATCCTCAGTCGCGCCTCGGTGCTACTTCTACCGGTCTCTCCACCGTCAAGCGCACGCAAAACGTGGCTGCCAAAGCCGCGGCGCAGCGCCTCGCTCGTGTCATGGCGTCTCAGAACGCCATCGTCGACGACGGTGAAGATGACGACGATCTCGATTTCCGGTTCAGCGCTCCGCCTCCTgcatctctttcttctttctccagcAACGCCAGCAGTAACAGGAGCACCAGCACGAATGCCTCCACTATTCCTCCGATTTCGGTTGCCAGGCCTAACAGATCTCCTTCTCCTGCG TTAGGTCGGAACTTTGTAGAGCATACTCATTCGGTTCGTTCAACATCAGCTGGAAGATCGGGGGTTTCTGTTCGTTCAGCGGCAGTGGTGCCACCGAGCAAATCCACACTCCGAACGCCTATGGCTATACCTCCTATTGACCCTCCTACTAATCGGAATAGAGAGAAAAG TGATGGTTTCAGGTTTCCATCAGATATATCTATCAGGCCCCTTAACTCAAAAGACACAGGAGACCAGCGTGAAGCTTCTGCACTCCGTGATGAA CTTGATATGCTACAAGAAGAGAACGAGGCTTTATTAGAAAAG CTAAGACAAGCAGAGGAAAAACGCCAAGAAGTGGAGGCTAGAAGTAGGGAACTTGAGAAACAG GTTGCTTCTCTTGGAGAAGGTGTATCCCTTGAAGCTAAACTGTTGAGCAG GAAGGAAGCTGCTTTGCGTCAAAGAGAG GCTGCTCTCAAGGCTGCTCAACAAACACAGAGTGGGAGAGATGAGGACATAGCTGCCCTTCGAGTGGAAATTCAG AACCTAAAAGATGATGCTGCAGCAACTTTGGAGCAGCAGCAAGAAGCTGAAGCTGAAGCAAAGGCTCTTCGCACAATGACTCAGAGAATGATATTGACCCAAGAAGAAATG GAGGAAGTTGTCCTAAAGAGATGTTGGCTAGCCCGCTACTGGGGTCTTGCTGTAAAACATG GAATATGTGCAGATATAGCACAATCCAAGCATGAACATTGGTCTTCTCTGGCTCCTCTTCCTTTTGAACTTGTCATCTCGGCTGGACAGAAGGCTAAGGAAGAATCTTGGAACAAAA GTGGTGATGGTCCAGATAGAAGCAAACTTGTTCGTGATTTGAATGATCTTGCTGGAGAAGGAAATATTGAGAGTATGCTTTCAGTGGAGATGGGTTTGAGGGAACTTGCTTCCTTAAAG gttGAGGATGCTGTTGTGCTTGCATTAGCCCAACACAGACGACCAAATACGGTTCGACAGACTGTTTTAG attCCAAGTCGCAAGGCGATGCTAAATATTCAGATGCATTTG AATTAAGTGAAGAGGAAGCTGAAGACGTTCTTTTCAAAGAG TCATGGTTAACCTATATCTGGAGAAGAGCTCTGTTTCATGGTGTGGAAGAAGATATTGCAGAAGAGCGGCTTCAATACTGGATTGCCCGCAGTAGGCAGGCACCAACTTCACATGATGCTGTTGATG